Proteins co-encoded in one Arachis hypogaea cultivar Tifrunner chromosome 11, arahy.Tifrunner.gnm2.J5K5, whole genome shotgun sequence genomic window:
- the LOC112722705 gene encoding uncharacterized protein, with translation MNYAVAALVAPPSPVSILSLNSFAPVELENGVKPIQPDYKWRLILAYDGTHYAGWQYQQSPPTVQCTVEKALIKATKLERKDLRLVGASRTDTGVHAWGQVAHFFTPFNYKNLEEIHAALNGLLPTDIRVREISPASAEFHARFSAKSKIYHYKIYNDSIMDPFQRHFAYHSVYKLNSAVMQEAAKYFVGKHDFSAFANASHNDRVPDPVKHIFRFEVKEMGALLQVEVEGSGFLYRQVRNMVALLLQIGKEAIPPGIVPHILASRDRKELAKYSLSAPPHGLCLVSINYDESHLLPPPDSPAYSYGRHHTIRKCKVPFY, from the exons ATGAACTATGCAGTAGCAGCTCTGGTTGCTCCACCATCTCCGGTTTCCATTCTTTCG TTGAATTCGTTTGCTCCTGTGGAGCTGGAAAATGGGGTGAAGCCCATTCAACCAGACTATAAATGGCGCCTTATTTTGGCTTACGATGGGACTCACTATGCAG GCTGGCAATATCAGCAATCTCCCCCAACTGTGCAATGCACTGTGGAAAAAGCTTTGATTAAAGCAACAAAGCTTGAAAGGAAGGATCTGCGATTGGTTGGTGCAAGCAGGACCGATACAGGAGTCCACGCCTGGGGTCAG GTTGCGCATTTCTTTACGCCATTTAACTACAAAAACTTGGAAGAAATTCATGCGGCTTTGAATGGTCTTCTTCCTACTGATATCCGGGTTAGAGAGATCAGCCCTGCATCAGCTGAATTCCATGCTCGATTTTCTGCCAAAAGTAAGATTTACCATTACAAGATATACAATGATAGCATCATGGATCCTTTCCAGCGGCATTTTGCTTACCATAGTGTGTATAAACTCAATAGCGCTGTCATGCAAGAAGCTGCAAAATATTTTGTTGGGAAGCATGACTTCTCTGCTTTTGCCAATGCATCCCACAATGATCGGGTGCCGGATCCTGTAAAGCACATTTTCCGATTTGAGGTGAAAGAAATG GGAGCTCTTTTGCAGGTAGAAGTTGAAGGTTCAGGTTTCTTATATAGACAAGTTCGAAACATG GTGGCTTTGTTGCTTCAAATTGGCAAGGAAGCTATTCCTCCTGGGATTGTTCCGCATATTTTGGCAAGTAGAGATCGAAAGGAGCTTGCGAAATACTCTCTGTCAGCTCCGCCTCACGGGCTTTGTCTTGTTTCTATCAACTATGATGAAAGTCACCTGTTGCCACCACCAGACTCTCCTGCTTACAGCTATGGTAGACATCATACCATAAGAAAATGCAAGGTTCCattctattaa
- the LOC112722703 gene encoding uncharacterized protein: protein MFSAEVFGVFTVHGADVSPAPATATNTNYTSCFKKPAPSSHSVVNTVRFPKASSATLCRCSVDSKSAVGGEVFSVTPSGKSDVDYLGESTKGDLNVKLEHLEAFGIDGNGALEGPIEEVARAETIEAEDLLKDLGIPSPSSARNSPRGIFCSRTLNLRSISAIGYDMDYTLVHYNVMAWEGRAYDYCMENLRNMGYPVDGLAFDPDLVIRGLVIDKEKGNLVKADRFGYIKRAMHGTRMLSTRAVSEMYGRELVDLRKESRWEFLNTLFSVSEAVAYMQMVDRLDDGTIPADLGPLDYKGLYKAVGKALFWAHVEGRLKSEIMSKPEQFVEPDPELPLALLDQKEAGKKLLLITNSDYLYTDKMMRHSFNRFLPNDMGWRDLFDIVIVSARKPEFFQTSHPMYEVVTGEGLMKPCFKAQTGGLYSGGSAQMVENSLNIHGDEILYVGDHIYTDVSQSKVHLRWRTALICRELEDEYNALIGSRIHRESLVELINQKEVLGDLFNQLRLALQRRSHDRPAQTLAATNMNDEDLTESMQKLLIVMQRLDEKIAPMLEADGELFNSRWGFISRAGLWDKSHLMRQIEKYADIYTSRVSNFLYYTPFMYFRSQEQNLAHDSYSHLCSQTQY, encoded by the exons ATGTTCTCCGCGGAGGTTTTCGGCGTCTTCACCGTCCATGGCGCCGATGTATCTCCGGCTCCCGCCACCGCCACGAACACTAACTACACCAGCTGCTTCAAAAAACCCGCGCCTTCTTCTCATAGCGTGGTGAACACTGTGAGGTTCCCAAAGGCTTCCTCCGCCACTCTCTGTCGTTGCAGCGTTGACTCAAAGTCCGCCGTCGGCGGTGAAGTTTTCTCGGTGACGCCGTCCGGCAAGTCTGACGTGGACTACCTTGGTGAGAGCACCAAAGGCGATTTGAACGTTAAGTTGGAACACCTCGAAGCTTTTg GAATTGATGGTAATGGTGCACTAGAAGGTCCAATTGAGGAAGTGGCTAGGGCAGAAACTATTGAAGCAGAAGATTTGCTGAAAGACTTGGGTATTCCG AGTCCTTCTTCAGCTAGAAATTCACCTCGTGGAATATTCTGCAGCCGTACGTTGAACCTGCGGTCAATTAGTGCCATTGGATATGACATGGACTATACCTTGGTCCATTATAATGTGATG GCTTGGGAAGGGCGGGCTTATGACTATTGTATGGAAAACCTTAGGAACATGGGTTACCCTGTCGATGGGCTAGCATTTGATCCTGATCTG GTAATTAGAGGTCTGGTCATAGACAAAGAGAAAGGCAATTTGGTTAAAGCTGATCGATTTGGTTATATAAAAAGAGCTATGCATGGCACTAGAATGTTATCTACTCGGGCTGTGAG TGAGATGTACGGGAGGGAACTGGTGGACCTGCGAAAGGAGAGTCGGTGGGAATTTCTCAACACACTGTTCTCTGTGTCTGAAGCTGTGGCCTACATGCAG ATGGTTGACAGATTGGACGATGGGACTATACCAGCTGATCTTGGCCCCCTTGATTATAAAGGGCTTTATAAG GCTGTTGGAAAAGCTCTCTTCTGGGCGCATGTTGAAGGTCGCCTTAAG AGTGAGATCATGTCTAAGCCAGAACAGTTTGTGGAGCCCGACCCAGAGTTACCGTTGGCACTTCTGGATCAGAAGGAG GCTGGCAAAAAACTTCTGCTTATTACCAATTCAGATTATCTTTATACGGACAAAATGATGCGGCATTCCTTTAATAGGTTTCTTCCCAATGATATGGGTTGGCGAGATTTATTTGACATT GTAATTGTGTCAGCAAGAAAACCAGAGTTTTTCCAAACGTCACATCCCATGTATGAAGTGGTGACAGGCGAGGGTCTGATGAAACCTTGCTTCAAGGCTCAAACAG GTGGTTTGTACTCGGGGGGAAGTGCACAGATGGTTGAAAATTCTCTCAATATTCATGGAGATGAGATATTGTATGTTGGTGACCATATTTACACTGATGTCAGTCAATCCAAGGTTCATTTGCGATGGCGAACAGCATTGATTTGTCGAGAATTGGAAGATGAG tacaatgccctcattgggagCCGGATACATAGAGAATCATTGGTGGAACTTATAAATCAAAAGGAGGTTCTAGGGGATCTCTTCAACCAACTTCGACTGGCTCTACAAAGGCGGAGTCATGACAGGCCTGCACAA ACCCTTGCAGCAACTAATATGAATGATGAGGACCTTACTGAAAGCATGCAAAAGCTATTAATCGTTATGCAAAGGCTAGATGAGAAAATTGCTCCAATGCTTGAGGCGGATGGAGAGCTCTTCAATTCAAG GTGGGGTTTTATATCCCGTGCTGGTCTCTGGGATAAAAGTCACTTGATGAGACAAATTGAGAA gTATGCTGATATTTATACCTCTAGGGTGTCTAATTTCTTATATTATACACCCTTCATGTATTTCCGCTCCCAGGAACAG AACCTTGCGCATGATTCATACTCACACTTATGTTCACAAACTCAATATTAA